Proteins encoded within one genomic window of Penaeus monodon isolate SGIC_2016 unplaced genomic scaffold, NSTDA_Pmon_1 PmonScaffold_20077, whole genome shotgun sequence:
- the LOC119569943 gene encoding uncharacterized protein LOC119569943: MFTLISCYDCVAGRFPVKGLRLRLKEINLLFAALLCWCCLGCCIGDDGCIVSETSIRRATITKGVPGTIYLLREAALERVFLRVFMKRSDKGLKAEVITLQQKDLPLNKHFQDIIISIDSEGHPSMTLPNITERTFTCCRNSKIEKLEVESEGGGVWLFYRCPEAMAKERLQKITSLSAEGRDR; encoded by the exons ATGTTCACACTTATTTCCTGCTATGACTGCGTCGCTGGCAGGTTTCCAGTGAAAG gCCTTCGACTCCGTTTGAAGGAAATCAATTTGCTGTTTGCTGCTCTGTTGTGTTGGTGCTGCCTTGGTTGCTGCATAGGTGATGATG GATGTATCGTGTCTGAAACAAGCATCAGGAGAGCTACCATAACAAAGGGAGTCCCGGGTACCATTTACTTGTTGCGCGAAGCAGCCCTCGAAAGGGTATTCCTGAGGGTATTTATGAAGAGAAGCGACAAGGGGCTGAAGGCCGAGGTGATAACTCTGCAGCAGAAAGATCTGCCGCTGAATAAACACTTTCAAgatatcatcatttcaattgATTCC GAAGGCCACCCAAGCATGACCCTTCCCAACATCACCGAGAGGACCTTCACCTGTTGCCGGAACTCCAAGATCGAGAAACTGGAGGTGGAGTCGGAGGGCGGGGGAGTGTGGCTCTTCTACAGGTGTCCAGAGGCCATGGCCAAAGAGAGGCTTCAGAAGATTACCTCCCTTAGCGcggaaggcagagacagag